Genomic DNA from Thermodesulfobacteriota bacterium:
GACACCCTGCGCCTGGAAGCGGGGATGCCCCTCTACGGCCACGAGCTCGGGCTCGACCCCGAGGGGCGCGAGATCCCCTGCTTCGCCATCCCGCTGGCCAAGACCGCGGTGAGCTTCTCGCCCCTCAAGGGGGCCTACCTGGGGCGCGCGGCGCTGCTGCGCCAGCGGGAGGCCTTCGAGGGGATCGTCTACCGGGACTATGCCCGGCGCACCGACCTTCCCCGGCTCGTCCAGCCCGTGGCGCTGCTCGGGCCGGGGGTGGCCCGGGCCGGGGACCCGGTGCTCCGGGGCGGCCGCAGGGTCGGCTGGGTCACGAGCGGCACCCGGGTGCCCTACCGGGTCTTCGACGGCGACGGGCTCGACGCCCTCCCGACGGACCGCCACGGGCTGCGATCCCTGTGCCTCGCCTACCTGGACTGCGACCTGGTGTGGGACGACCGGGTGCAGGTGGAGGTGCGGGGCCGGCCCGTGGAGGCCGTCGTGGTCGAGTACCACCTTCGCAGCGAGGCCCCGCCCTTTGCCCGCCCCATCCTCCAGGGCCACGAGCCGGCCCCCCCGGAGCTTCCGGCGGGCTCCGAGCCGGAGCTCGTCCTGGCGCTGCTGCGCAAGACCGCCGAGAACACCCGATGGCGCCAGCGGGAGTGCATGAACCTCATCCCCTCGGAGATGACCCCCTCCCCCCTGGCCCGGCTCGTCTCGGTGATGGACCCGGCCTTCCGCTACGCCGAGCACAAGGAGGTGGAGGCCTTCTACGAGACCGATGTCTTCTACTACCAGGGGGTGGACTTCATCCGGGAGGTGGAAGAGCTCCTGGTGCGGGAGTTTCGCCGGTACCTGGGCTGCCGGGAAGCCGAGGTGCGGCCCGTGAGCGGCCAGATGGCCAACGCCGTCGTCTTTGGCGCGCTCGTGGAGTATGCCAACCGCGCCGACCCCAAGCGAGAGCCCCGGCGGCTTCGCCAGGCGGTGAACAACCACATCATCCGGGGCGGGCACCTGAGCGCCCAGCCCATGGGGGCGCTGCGCGACTTCGTGGCCCGGGACCCCCGCACCGACCGGCCCGCGGTGGAGGAGTTCCCGGTGCTCCCCGAGAATCCCTACCGGATCGACGTGCCCGAGGCCCTGAAGGTGATCGACCGCTACCGCCCCCGGCTCATCGTCTTCGGCAAGAGCATGGTGCTCCACCCCGAGCCCGTGGCCGAGGTGCGCCGCTTCGTGGACGCGCAGAAGCTGGACGCCGTGATCCTCTATGACATGGCCCACGTGCTGGGCCTCGCCGGGCCCCACTTCCAGGAGCCCTTCGCCGACGGCGCCCACCTCGTGACGGGCTCGACCCACAAGACCTTCTTCGGCACCCAGCGGGGGGTGATCGCCTGCGACTGGGAGGAGCACGAAGAACGCTACGAGGTGTGGGAGGCGGTGCAGCGGCGCACCTTCCCCGGCTCGGTCTCGAACCACCACCTGGGCACGCTGCTCGGGTGCCTGGTGGCCGCCTACGAGATGAACCACTTCCGGCGCGCCTACCAGCCCGCCGTGCTCGCCAACGCCAAGGCCTTCGCCCGGGCGCTGGCCGCCGCGGGCCTGGCCGTGGCCGGCGACCCGGCCCTGGGCTACACCGAGACCCACCAGGTGGTGGTGAAGGTGGGGTACGCAAGGGGTCCCGAGGTGGCCCGGCGCCTGGAGGAGAGCAACATCGTGTGCAACTACCAGGCGCTCCCCGACGAGGAGGGCTTTACCGCCGCCGGGGGCCTCCGGCTCGGCGTGGCCGAGATGACCCGCTTCGGCATGGAGCCAAAGGACTTCGAGGAACTCGCCGGCCTCATGGCCGACGCCGTGCTCCGGGGGAGACACGTGGGGGAGGAGGTGAAGGCCCTGCGCCAGCGGTTCCTGGAGCCTGGGTACTGCTTCCGGGGGGAGGAGCTCGGGCCGGTGCTGGAGGAGCTTCGGGGGATGCTGTAGGGATCAGTTACTGTCGCTATCGGTATCGGTATCGGGATCGGTATCGAAGTTGTACGGCCGATCGCGATACCGATACCGATCCCGATGGCGATACCGATAACGGGCAACAGCACACGGAGGCCACATGAAGGATCTCAGCGAGCTCGCCTTTCCCGAGGACATCCTCTACGCCCCGAGCCACGAGTGGGCCCGAAGCGAGAGGGAGTTGGTGCGGGTGGGGATCAGCGACTTCGCCCAGGACCAGCTCGGGGACGTGGTGTTCGTGGAGCTGCCGGCGGTGGGCGCGCACTTCGAGGCGGGGGGGGAGTTCGGGACGGTGGAGTCGGTGAAGGCTGTTTCGCCTTTGTACCTGCCCCTGGCCGGGGAAGTGACGGAGGTCAACGCCGCCCTGGCGGACGCGCCCCAACTGGTGAACGACGAGCCCTACAGCGGGGGGTGGCTCGTCCGGGTGCGGCCCGACGAGTCCGGGGGATGGCAGCAGGGGCTCTTGTCGGCGGCGGCCTACCGGGCGTCCCTGGGCGCCAAGGAGGGGTAGTGCGCTACTTCCCCCACACCCCGGAGGAGGTGGCCCAGATGCTCGCGGCGGTGGGGGCCGCGACCCTGGAGGACCTCTTCGCCCCGATCCCGGAGGCCTGCCGCACCGTCCGGCCCCTGGACCTGCCGGAGGCGCTGACCGAGTGGGAGCTCGAAGCGCACCTGGGCCACCTCGCCGCCCGCACCGGTGCGCCCCGCGGCCGGGTCTTCCTGGGGGCCGGGAGCTACGACCACTTCATCCCGGCCGCGGTCCCGGCGGTGGCGGGCCGGGCCGAGTTCCTCACCTCCTACACCCCCTACCAGCCCGAGGTGAGCCAGGGCACCCTCCAGGCCATCTACGAGTACCAGACCCTGGGGGCCCGCCTCCTGGGGATGGAGGTGGCCAACGCCTCCCTCTACGACGGGGCGTCGGCGCTGGCCGAAGGGGTGCTGCTGGCGCTGCGGGTCACCAAGAGGACGAGGCTGGCGGTCTCCCGGGCCGTCCACCCGGCCTACCGCCGGGTGCTCGCCACCTACCTGGAGCCCACGGACTTCGAGACCGTGGAGCTGCCCTACGGCGAGGACGGCCGCACGGACCTCTCGGCCCTGAACGGCATCCCGGACCTGGCGGCGGTGGCCGTCCAGTCCCCCAACTTCTTCGGGTGCGTCGAGGACCTCAGCGGCGCGGCGGAGGCGGCCCACGCCGGCGGGGGGCTCCTGGTGGCATGCTTCACCGAGCCCCTGGCCTTCGGCCTGCTCCAGTCCCCCGGGGCCCAGGGGGCGGACGTGGCGTGCGGGGAGGGGCAGAGCCTGGGGCTGCCCCCGTCTTTCGGAGGGCCGGGCCTGGGGCTCTTCGCCGCCCGGCAGGCCCATCTGCGAAACCTCCCGGGCAGGCTCGTGGGCAAGGCCCGGGACCGCAACGGCCGCCGGGGGTTCGTGCTCACCCTGGCCACCCGGGAGCAGCACATCCGGCGGGAGCGGGCCACCTCGAACGTGTGCACCAACCAGAGCCACTGCGCCCTCACCGCCGCCGCCTACCTGGCCTGCCTGGGGAAGCAGGGCCTGCGGGAGCTCGCCCGCCTCAACTACGACAAGGCCGAGCACCTCAAGGGGGCGCTGGCTGCCCGGGGAATCCGGCCCAGGTTTTCCGCCCCAACCTTCCACGAGTTCGTGGTCCGCTGGCCGGGGGAGGACCCGGGGCGGTACGAGGGGCTGCTGGAGAAGGGTTTCGTGCCGGGCCTGCCCCTGGAGCGGGACTACCCGGAGCTCGCGGGGTGCACCCTCCTGTGCGCCACCGAGACCAAGAGCCGGGCCGACCTCGAGGCCCTGGCGGAGGCGATGGCGCCATGAGTCCCGTGAGTCCCGTGAGTCCCATAGACCCGACCCCGGGGCGCACGGGCCTCGTGTTCGACGAGCCCCTGCTCTGGGTGCAGAGCCGCCCCGGCCGCCGGGGCTTCTCCCTGCCCCGGCGAGACGTGCCCGAGGCGCCCCTGGACTTCGGCCTGGTGGGGGAGCCCCCGGACCTGCCGGAGCTCAGCGAGCCCCAGGTGGTGCGCCACTACACCCGTCTTTCCCAGTGGAACGTGGGGGTGGACACCGCCTTCTACCCCCTGGGCTCCTGCACCATGAAGTACAACCCCAAGGCGAACGACCGCCTCGCGGCCCTGCCCGGCTTCGCCGGGAGCCATCCCCTCCTTCCCGCCGGGTTCGCCCAGGGGGCGCTGGGGCTCCTCTGGGAGCTGGAGCGCGGCCTGGCGGAGGTCACGGGGATGGACGCGGTCTGCCTCCAACCCGCGGCCGGCGCCCAGGGAGAGCTCACGGGGCTGCTGCTCATCGAGGCCTGGCACCGCTCCCGGGGGGAGGAGCGCACCAAGATCCTCATCCCCGACACGGCCCACGGAACGAACCCCGCCAGCGCCGCCCTGTGCGGCTACACCCCCGTGGCCGCGGCCTCCGGCGGCCGGGGCATCCTCACGGCCGCCGCGGTAGCGGCCCTGATGGACGAGGACACGGCCGGGATCATGGTCACAAACCCCAACACCCTGGGCCTCTTCGAGGAGGAGCTCCCGGAGATCGCCGCGGCGGTGCACGCCCGGGGGGGGCAGGTCTACTGCGACGGCGCAAACCTGAACGCCCTCCTGGGCGCCGTGCGCCTGGGGGAGCTCGGGGCCGACGTGATGCACGTCAACCTCCACAAGACCTTCTCGGGCCCCCACGGCGGGGGCGGTCCGGGGGCGGGGCCCGTGTGCGTAAAGGCCCACCTGGAGCCCTTCCTCCCCGCGCCCCGGGTGGTCCGGGGAGACGACGGAGCCTTCGCCTGGGAAGTGGACCGCCCCCGGTCCATCGGTCGGGTCCACGCCTTCCACGGCAACTTCGGGGTGCTCGTCCGTGCCTACGCCTATCTGCGGACCCTGGGGGCCGAGGGCCTCGCCCAGGCGAGCCGGCTCGCGGTCTTGAACGCGAACTACGTGCGGGTGGCGCTGCGGGACGTGCTCCACCTGCCCTTCGACCGGCCCTGCCTCCACGAGTGCGTCTTCAGCGACGCGAAGCAGCGCCCCCACAAGGTCAACACGCAGGATCTCGCCAAGCGCCTCATCGACTACGGCTTCCACCCCCCCACGGTCTACTTCCCCATGGTGGTGCCCGGCGCCCTCATGGTGGAGCCCACCGAGACCGAGTCCAA
This window encodes:
- the gcvPA gene encoding aminomethyl-transferring glycine dehydrogenase subunit GcvPA translates to MRYFPHTPEEVAQMLAAVGAATLEDLFAPIPEACRTVRPLDLPEALTEWELEAHLGHLAARTGAPRGRVFLGAGSYDHFIPAAVPAVAGRAEFLTSYTPYQPEVSQGTLQAIYEYQTLGARLLGMEVANASLYDGASALAEGVLLALRVTKRTRLAVSRAVHPAYRRVLATYLEPTDFETVELPYGEDGRTDLSALNGIPDLAAVAVQSPNFFGCVEDLSGAAEAAHAGGGLLVACFTEPLAFGLLQSPGAQGADVACGEGQSLGLPPSFGGPGLGLFAARQAHLRNLPGRLVGKARDRNGRRGFVLTLATREQHIRRERATSNVCTNQSHCALTAAAYLACLGKQGLRELARLNYDKAEHLKGALAARGIRPRFSAPTFHEFVVRWPGEDPGRYEGLLEKGFVPGLPLERDYPELAGCTLLCATETKSRADLEALAEAMAP
- the gcvPB gene encoding aminomethyl-transferring glycine dehydrogenase subunit GcvPB, which produces MSPVSPVSPIDPTPGRTGLVFDEPLLWVQSRPGRRGFSLPRRDVPEAPLDFGLVGEPPDLPELSEPQVVRHYTRLSQWNVGVDTAFYPLGSCTMKYNPKANDRLAALPGFAGSHPLLPAGFAQGALGLLWELERGLAEVTGMDAVCLQPAAGAQGELTGLLLIEAWHRSRGEERTKILIPDTAHGTNPASAALCGYTPVAAASGGRGILTAAAVAALMDEDTAGIMVTNPNTLGLFEEELPEIAAAVHARGGQVYCDGANLNALLGAVRLGELGADVMHVNLHKTFSGPHGGGGPGAGPVCVKAHLEPFLPAPRVVRGDDGAFAWEVDRPRSIGRVHAFHGNFGVLVRAYAYLRTLGAEGLAQASRLAVLNANYVRVALRDVLHLPFDRPCLHECVFSDAKQRPHKVNTQDLAKRLIDYGFHPPTVYFPMVVPGALMVEPTETESKDTLDAFIAAVRAIAREAEESPELLRAAPTRTLVTRLDEAAAARQPCLTG
- a CDS encoding glycine cleavage system protein T, which translates into the protein MGELLRTPLCDRHRALGAQFVAFGGWEMPLQYPGGIVREHLACRSGAALFDVSHMGRLAVRGDDGLSFLQHALTNNAAGPDVEEAQYTLIPTETGGAVDDAYLLRFVEDEFLLVVNAANREKDLAHLAAHLLHFGDARLADRTRETAMLALQGPRSRDLLESVIEAGRLPDPLKNQLGSVRIGGAAVRVSRTGYTGEPLGFELFCDAARGPGLWDRLVAAGATPAGLGARDTLRLEAGMPLYGHELGLDPEGREIPCFAIPLAKTAVSFSPLKGAYLGRAALLRQREAFEGIVYRDYARRTDLPRLVQPVALLGPGVARAGDPVLRGGRRVGWVTSGTRVPYRVFDGDGLDALPTDRHGLRSLCLAYLDCDLVWDDRVQVEVRGRPVEAVVVEYHLRSEAPPFARPILQGHEPAPPELPAGSEPELVLALLRKTAENTRWRQRECMNLIPSEMTPSPLARLVSVMDPAFRYAEHKEVEAFYETDVFYYQGVDFIREVEELLVREFRRYLGCREAEVRPVSGQMANAVVFGALVEYANRADPKREPRRLRQAVNNHIIRGGHLSAQPMGALRDFVARDPRTDRPAVEEFPVLPENPYRIDVPEALKVIDRYRPRLIVFGKSMVLHPEPVAEVRRFVDAQKLDAVILYDMAHVLGLAGPHFQEPFADGAHLVTGSTHKTFFGTQRGVIACDWEEHEERYEVWEAVQRRTFPGSVSNHHLGTLLGCLVAAYEMNHFRRAYQPAVLANAKAFARALAAAGLAVAGDPALGYTETHQVVVKVGYARGPEVARRLEESNIVCNYQALPDEEGFTAAGGLRLGVAEMTRFGMEPKDFEELAGLMADAVLRGRHVGEEVKALRQRFLEPGYCFRGEELGPVLEELRGML
- the gcvH gene encoding glycine cleavage system protein GcvH yields the protein MKDLSELAFPEDILYAPSHEWARSERELVRVGISDFAQDQLGDVVFVELPAVGAHFEAGGEFGTVESVKAVSPLYLPLAGEVTEVNAALADAPQLVNDEPYSGGWLVRVRPDESGGWQQGLLSAAAYRASLGAKEG